The Felis catus isolate Fca126 chromosome X, F.catus_Fca126_mat1.0, whole genome shotgun sequence genome includes a region encoding these proteins:
- the HNRNPH2 gene encoding heterogeneous nuclear ribonucleoprotein H2: MMLSTEGREGFVVKVRGLPWSCSADEVMRFFSDCKIQNGTSGIRFIYTREGRPSGEAFVELESEDEVKLALKKDRETMGHRYVEVFKSNSVEMDWVLKHTGPNSPDTANDGFVRLRGLPFGCSKEEIVQFFSGLEIVPNGMTLPVDFQGRSTGEAFVQFASQEIAEKALKKHKERIGHRYIEIFKSSRAEVRTHYDPPRKLMAMQRPGPYDRPGAGRGYNSIGRGAGFERMRRGAYGGGYGGYDDYGGYNDGYGFGSDRFGRDLNYCFSGMSDHRYGDGGSSFQSTTGHCVHMRGLPYRATENDIYNFFSPLNPMRVHIEIGPDGRVTGEADVEFATHEDAVAAMAKDKANMQHRYVELFLNSTAGTSGGAYDHSYVELFLNSTAGASGGAYGSQMMGGMGLSNQSSYGGPTSQQLSGGYGGGYGGQSSMSGYDQVLQENSSDYQSNLA, from the coding sequence ATGATGCTGAGCACGGAAGGCAGGGAGGGGTTCGTGGTGAAGGTCAGGGGCCTACCCTGGTCCTGCTCAGCTGATGAAGTGATGCGCTTCTTCTCTGATTGTAAAATCCAAAATGGCACATCAGGTATTCGTTTCATCTACACCAGAGAAGGCAGACCAAGTGGTGAAGCATTTGTCGAACTTGAATCCGAAGATGAAGTGAAATTGGCTTtgaagaaggacagagaaacCATGGGACACAGATATGTTGAAGTATTCAAGTCCAACAGTGTTGAAATGGATTGGGTGTTGAAGCATACAGGTCCAAATAGTCCTGATACTGCCAACGATGGCTTCGTCCGGCTTAGAGGACTCCCATTTGGCTGTAGCAAGGAAGAGATTGTTCAGTTCTTTTCAGGGTTGGAAATTGTGCCAAATGGGATGACACTGCCGGTGGACTTtcaggggaggagcacaggggAGGCCTTTGTGCAGTTTGCTTCACAGGAGATAGCTGAAAAGGCCTTaaagaaacacaaggaaagaATAGGGCACAGGTACATTGAAATCTTCAAGAGTAGCAGAGCTGAAGTCCGAACCCACTATGATCCCCCTCGAAAGCTCATGGCTATGCAGCGGCCAGGTCCCTATGATAGGCCAGGGGCTGGCAGAGGGTATAATAGCATTGGCAGAGGGGCTGGGTTTGAAAGGATGAGACGTGGTGCCTATGGTGGAGGGTATGGAGGCTATGATGACTATGGTGGCTATAATGATGGATATGGCTTTGGGTCCGATAGGTTTGGAAGAGACCTCAATTACTGTTTTTCAGGAATGTCTGATCATAGATATGGAGATGGTGGGTCCAGTTTCCAGAGTACCACAGGGCACTGTGTACACATGAGGGGATTACCTTACAGAGCCACTGAGAatgatatttacaattttttctcACCTCTTAACCCCATGAGAGTGCACATTGAAATTGGACCTGATGGCCGAGTTACTGGTGAGGCAGATGTTGAATTTGCTACTCATGAAGATGCTGTGGCAGCTATGGCAAAAGACAAAGCTAATATGCAACACAGATATGTGGAGCTCTTCTTGAATTCTACTGCAGGAACGAGTGGGGGTGCTTATGATCACAGCTATGTAGAACTCTTTTTGAATTCTACAGCAGGGGCAAGTGGTGGTGCTTATGGTAGTCAAATGATGGGAGGGATGGGCTTATCCAACCAGTCTAGTTATGGGGGTCCTACTAGCCAGCAGCTAAGTGGTGGCTATGGAGGTGGTTATGGTGGTCAGAGCAGTATGAGTGGATACGACCAAGTTCTGCAGGAAAACTCCAGTGACTATCAGTCAAACCTTGCTTAA